The Acanthochromis polyacanthus isolate Apoly-LR-REF ecotype Palm Island chromosome 16, KAUST_Apoly_ChrSc, whole genome shotgun sequence genome segment tttacactttacaaagtcatctggtgggccagattggaccctctggagggccacttttggcccgcaggccacatgtttgacaccccagaTTTAAGGAATATCagggcaaaaataaaaaacataaattctAGAAATACCAGTATGATGCGTATCAGTGGTTttgcacagattctttcatACATGCAGGCACTAAAAGAAGCACTAATATTGCACAAACAATTATCTGTATTGCACAGATTGCTTCGTaactataaaaataacaatatagCACAAATAAATCATGAATGTCTAATAGGGTTTTACCTGCCTATCGCTACATGCAACAGTAAGATCAGGCACATGTGCAGTAAGTTAAGTTATCTGACGGAAATCGATGCCTTTCCCTGTTATTTTTGGGCATTTGATAAACGAAAAATATCTATTATGCTCAACTAAATGGAGCTTCAGTTAACAAAACTGGATCTTTGTCTTAAAAATTCTCAATTCTTCTCATTATGTCGCTGGGGGTGGGCACTTAAAAACACTTCTCTGTGCAGGAAAACCCCGTCATAAAGGAGTCATCCTCTGCAAACCCACGATTGTGCAAAATGTCACGGGTCTTTTATCCTCACTTTCCTCCAAGGTGTGGTTAAACAGACCTGCTTGACAACAACTAAACCAACGTTCCACCCAAAAAGCTGCTCAACTGCCACTgcagggcatgtggaggtgcaGAGGTGTGGTGTGAGAACAGAAATCAATGAATTATGTTGGATTAAAACGGAAAAAAGTGAGCTTAATATGAGTCCAGAATTACAGAGTCTGAATGTAgaagaaacaggaaacagaaaaaataggATTTACCTTAAAAATAAGAGGAAAACGTTGAATTGATCTCTGTAAAGAGCTGCAAATTTATTTACTGGATACAGATAATTGATGTCTTTCTATGTAAAGTTGCttgtaatttaagaaaacagaaaaaatatgtgtaaataATGTAGGGATTTTTCTGGtaaataatgagaaataaatgtaacatgggataacatttaaaataactgttggGTTAAAGGTACTTTCTGCACATTGCTGGTGCTTTCCAAGGATATGCACCTCCTGTCAAAAggtttaggacgctttctcattcaaatgaatgagaaagcgtcctaaaacttttgacagggggtgtacaagTATTATCTCTAGCTACACTAATAATATTTACACCTTTAGCAAATATAATAGTGATCATGCACTTCTGCTTTAGTAAAGAAAAGAGTGACAATGTGTTTTAACTTATCAGGGGAGTGTTCAGGATGTTAAGGGGGTTAAATTTGCAgacttttattgttatttttaaaatatttattctttCTTACTTGGTGCATTCTTATtcgtgtatttatttttatctatattatttcttttttacttttgcaatGACTTAAGTTTTCttaaacaatataaaacaaaacaaacataacaaaacaaaacataaaataataaccCAACATATCCAAACAGGAGTAAGATGAAGCATCAGCGTATTTGTCcttattattgaaagaaaagcagcttttttcaatgaagctaacattaaatgaatcataaatccagtcgaggcattggtaatgtggtaaatgactgttctagctggaaatttttaatggaatatctccataggggtacagaggaacatttccagcaaccatcactcctgtgttctaatgctacattgtgttagctaacggtgatgaaaggctcattgatgattagaaaacccttgtgcagttatgttagcacatgaataaaagtgtgagttttcgaggaaaacatgagattgcctgggtgactccaaacttttgaacagcagttaTACATTGGTGTGTTGTACAGGTGTAGAGGAATGGCTCAGTCGTTTGTTAGGGTCATGGAAGCGCGGACGAAGCCGTTCTTGTGTCTGGTGGTGCGATAAATGTTACTCTACTTAATTAATTAAATCTCTGCTGTCTTTGCGTGTTTCCAGGAGAGCGAGAACCTGGAGAAGGAGAACGCCGCCCTGAGGAAGGAGGTGAAGCAGCTGACGGAGGAGGCCAAGTATCTGTCCTCAGTGCTGAGCAGCCACGAGCCCCTGTGCACCGGCCTGGCCCCTCAGACCACCGACCTCCTGTACCCTCCCCACCACAGCAGCTACCACCACCAGCACATCGCTGTCCCACACTACCAGCACTGACCCGACTGACTACTGAAGACGTGCTGCGAAAAAACAGACGACTGACCTCAATGGAGAGAGAGACTGACTGGAGATGTGTCTTTTAAATGCtgatcattgttttaaaaaagagaaacccGACCCAGGCGACAGGCCGCCATGTCCGCCAAAACAATGAGAGCCCACATGTAACTGTGCGGTGTTCGAAACTATTTATTTAGCTTTCTGCTCATCCgttcgcttttttttttctgataaataTCATGTTAAATGGCTTTTGATGAGTAGAACTGTCAACCAGTCCATGTTTACATTGGGAGACAAACCTAGTGTACGTCCAGGAGACTCAGGCGATATTTTTGTAAATGGCTTATTTTAGAGCACCTTTGTCAtcctgtcatgttttttgtgtttcacgtgtttttaatgtgttttactgtgtcGATTGAAAATGCTCAGGAGCTTTTGACAGATTTGATTGTGGACAAAGAGAATGTAAAGTCAAGATCctagaacaacaacaacaacagcaacaaaaacaaggctcAGAAGAaccaaataagaaaaaaatgagtggCAGTGAAGAAGAATCGAGGTCTTGACTTGTGTACTGGTGACGGAGCCGATGTGTGAGGAGAACCAGCagatatatttattaaatgtgATGCCTTTTGGATGATCATTTGTGACCTGGAGGGGGTTGTTATTTGTGCATTCATGTGGTACTTTTCGGTACAATTCTGCTTATTTATAAATCGCCGCCCAATTCACAACATGCATCATTGGAAAATAAGAGTTTACaaaaacctccagcagaaccaggctcaggcaGGTCTGTGTCGCATGGTCGGGCTGAGGGTAAAAGAGGTGAGAGAGTAGAGTAACAAACAATCAAGAGAACAAAAAACACTGGGGAGGCTGGTGAAGTTGGTAACTGCAGATCAAATATACCTGCAGAGGGAAAGAAATACTCAAACaacaggagagagaagacacaaagcTGGTGACATGCAATGGTGGCGTATAAAAATATGGAGAGTTCAGGGTCATCTTAGGTAGTCTAAACCTAATCTTAAAAGTAGGGAAGATGTCTGTCTACTGAACCCAAACTAGGAGATGATTCCACAACAGAAAAGCCTGATAAGTGAAGGGTCTGGTGTCTATAGAAACCACAAATAAACCTACAGTCTGAGAGCAAAGTGCTCTGTTGGGATAATATGGTTCAATAAGGTCTTCAAGATACGACAGCTCTTGGTCTTTAGGAGTTTAGTATGTGgggagaaggattttaaatttgattctgGATTTACCAGTGAGGAGAAGCTAATGTGAAACCTCAAACTAaacaaactacaggagagaAATGGCACAAAGTTGGTGATCTGTAATGGTGgaatataaaaatatgaaaaggaGAGGTGTTTAGTGTATCGTAGCATGACTAAGAGGGGATTTAGGGTCATATGTTTAAACCTAATcataaaagtagaaaaagtgTCTGTCTACTGAACCCAAACTAGGAGCTGATTCTACAACAAAAAAGTCTGAAGGATCTGCccccctctctatttttaaaaactttacaaGCCACAAACAAGAAgacagcgcagtactccaccaaggctgctcattcccccatatgacattgtcagaaatgcagcatttgtttgttcattagttattgatgatcagaaatcacggcaacatagaatgtgtccatttaacatagatgtacccacaaacaaaatgaccttgcactgaacacaggcgtgtgtcatgcatgtgtacgttatttatggatactgaattgtgtgacctgaatatgtagcagatGGTTGGAAATGATGGGGCTCATAAAACcccccataatttaatcagttgttccttgtatcatttctgatggataagtcttGATAAgtatttgtagtaggatcacaaaggcagctgatgtagtgttcacttgttgtcatggttacaggaatgctgtgccgctatctcataatgacacagaaatcttaaacaaatctgtggatccagactataagccgcatcactgctaaaatctaatcatttggtccttgtgccatttctgaccttccctgaaaatttcatctaaatctaaattgagtaatgctgctaacagacagacggacagacggacggacaaacAAACGTGAATCATCCCATAACTCTGCCAGCATTCCTTGGTCAAATAATGAACTTACAGTCTGAGAGCAAAGTGCTCTCTTGGGATAATATGTTCTAATGAGGTCTTTAAGATACGAT includes the following:
- the batf gene encoding basic leucine zipper transcriptional factor ATF-like, which produces MAQGSDSNDTSYKSPSPGSRPSSSDDVKKVMRREKNRIAAQKSRMRQTQKADSLHLESENLEKENAALRKEVKQLTEEAKYLSSVLSSHEPLCTGLAPQTTDLLYPPHHSSYHHQHIAVPHYQH